Part of the Triticum urartu cultivar G1812 chromosome 2, Tu2.1, whole genome shotgun sequence genome, CCCTCGTCGGCATGGCTACCCTCCTCCCCGATGCCTAAGGACATGTCCCTCCGCCCCGCCGTGGTCTGCTTCGTCGCCTGGATCCACGAGACCAAGATGGAGAGCCCCACATCGCGGGGATCGAGCTCTCCTTCCTCCTTCGGACGTCGCCGTTCGTCAACGACTCCGGCGCTGTCGATCCTCCCCGAGCCCGCCTTTGCACCCCTACAGGATCCCTGTGAGCCGCCCGTCCAATCCCTCTGTCCCTCCCCTTCGTTTGCATGTCGTAGGCCGCCATCACCGTCGTGCTCGAACTCTCGCGTACGCGTACATGCGTGCAGCTGCTGCGCTGCTTTGCTTGCGACGCTGCTGCTGCTGTGGCCCGCGCCTGCCGCTGCCGCCCAGTCCTCGCGCCGGCCGCGCCCGAGCCACCCCCGCACTTGCTCGGCTGCTGCTGATGCTTTGCTGCTGTTGCGTCCTCGCTGCTCGCCCCTGATGGCACTGTGTGCTGCCGCCTGCTCGCCCACGGCCGTGCCTCCTGCTGCCGGCCAGCCTCACCGCGCCCATTGAGCCGCACCCCGCGCCCGCCCGCGTATGGCGCCCGAGCCATGCCACTGCCCACGCTGCTCGCTGCTCTATTGTACTACTACTACCTACTGTAGCTGCTACTAGTTAGCTTTTGGTTTTCTACGTTGACTAAGCCCCTAAACAGCCCCTAAACTTCAGGCTAAACAACTACTAACAGGACTAAAAAATTATGGGAGGTAGTACACTTGACAAATGCTCAAATGTTTCCATGGACCAAATCCTTTTAGTGCATAGATTAAATTCGATGAAAATCACAAAATGCGTATCTTTTGTTAGCAGAAAAAGGCTATGTGTGGGTGAGTGTGTGTTCCTGCATAGTGTGTGTGCGTACAGTTGGCCATGGGCTGTGCTCCTGTGTGTATATGCATCATGCGTGTGGCCGGTTTGGGCTATGCCCATTAGTGGCCGGCCCTAGCTTAGATTAGTACTACTAGGTTTAATTAGTGTTAAGTTAGTCTAGTAGTAGATGACATGTAGGCCCTTTTAAATAAGTTAGATTTGTTTAATTGTTTAGGTAAatagtctatgacatgtgggccacaccTGCCCTTTGACTAGTCAAAATTAACTTAGTCAATTCGGTTTAAGTTAAATATAATAATCCCAAGAATTCAATTAAACTTTAAAAAATTATTATAAAATAAACCGCAGTTCGGATGGAAAatctttgtacatgaaagttgctcaggaCAACGAGACGAACCCCGATACGCAGCCCgctcgtccgccacgcatccttAGCagagcgaacacgcaacttttcccctccggttcatttgtccgaaaacgtgaaacaccggggatactttcccggatgttttcccccttcgccggtatcacctcctaccgcgttaggtcacacccagcacatcttattgccatgttatgctttgtggtgctatgtttgctttatatttactgtttctttcccctcttctctccggtagaccccgagaccgatgctgcccttgtgatcgactacgtcgacgacgacccctgcttgccagagcaaccaggcaagcaaaccccccttgagcattccgatatcgcccatttctttccctctcatgcttgcattagaactgctactgttttctgtatgatcctactctgatgcatagcctgttgttgttacctgctttcataccttacctgcttatcctaaactgcttaggataggatggttagtgatccatcagtgacccccaccttgtcccagttgccccgctttttgttcgatgactcgatcaacgtgatcgacgcccaggccccgacaccgcacatcacccccccccctagttgtacgactctgcagagttaccatcgagtgtcgagggtggaacctcttacatcactcctgatgagatctccgtagtgtagctttacggtcgaggtcatcgagggtgatttcctccttaaccacttccgttacggctctgtcgtgcaacccatcaaacgtgaacctcgagggtggatcctcttacgttcaccttgatgacaacatcgagtggaattcaccgggggtgattcctcgggttttccccttggtgttagacacacagttactatggttactatgactttgcactgaacCATGTGACTAAAGACGGGTTGACCCTGAgtggtacccgcgcgagcttaattgcgagtgatgtggagtcgggttgacctggaaggtgcccgcgagatacttacgaggcgtggccgggcattcttagcccttgccgcaagtactcgagacggggcgacggggtcacatcgatcgtgagtctctattcgttaccgcgcgttcctaatccactacgatttggatatttgatctgaaGGGCctctggcctatacgcactaaccatctacgcggggacagttatgggcactcgacgtcgtggtatcagccgaagccttcgtgatgtcggcaactgagcggcgcgcgccggattggaccgtaagcctgctcttgtattaagggggctagttctgcttccggccgcgttcgcaacgtgcaggtgtgcaaagggcgatgggcccagacccctgcgccataggatttagaccggcgtgctgacctctctgttgtgcctaggtagggctgcgagtGTTGATCTtcctgaggccgggcatgacccaggaaagtgtgtccggccggagttaatcgagcgtggtgggtaagttggtgcacctctgcagggaagaaaacaactatcgatagcctgtcctacggtaacggacacttgaagttgtatcccgatcgatacaactagaactggatactttggatgagtactggagatgagacttggatatgagatgatgactggatagtatggctctgggattgctttctcgcagggagtcaagaaaggatctctggccgaggttgataacatttCTGCTACTTTACTTTATACTACACTACTTCCTCCTGTttctgcaagatggtggtttccagaagattgcctactactacgtgaagaccacTGACGatttggagtagttaggaggctcccaggcaggaggccttgccttttcgatcgttgttgcgtttttgtgctagccttcttaaggcaatcttgtctaacttatgtctataggcagatattgttgcttccgctgactcttctgtcttcgagcttatgtattcgagccctcgaggcccctggcttgtaatataaagcttatattattttcatttgtgtctagagttgtgttgtgatatcttcccgtgagtccttgatcttaatcgtacacatttgcgtgtatgatcagtgtacgattgaatcgagggcgtcacaaatCTGCCTAGCCCGTTCCTTTAGCTTTTCACCCTCGTCTTCGCGTACAACTTTTGCTTGGGGTCCATGATTTCCTCTCAACTAGGAAGGTGTTAGGCCCTTAAGTGCAAGAGTTTGCAGCAAACAACAGTTTCCCTCAAGTGTCGAGGTTTATCGAATCGATGAGATCTACAAGATTCCAACTAGTGATGAGTACCTTCAGACACAAAACTAAACACCATTGTGTCCCCAACTTAACTAGTGATGTTGTCAATCTCACTGGCCTTGCTAGTTACACAGAAATTAAAAGCACAAGTATATGAAAGATTTGATTGCAACACAAAATTAAAAGAAAACATAAATTGTGATTGAAAATTTACAGGAAGAATATGGAACGGGATCCGTAggttcactagtggtttctctccaAAAAGATAGCAACGATTTAATGAACAAATTACAGCTGGCAGCAATTAAATTGTAATATTTATGAGTTGAATAATTAGCACACGAGCATCACGTCCTAATATCTATAGACCACCATCCAACTGCATCTATAGCTAATACTCAACCCaagaccgctatccagcatgcatctcaAAGTATTAAGTAAAACATAGTATTGCATTAAGTAAAATAGAGTATTGCATTAAGTAGTGAGATGAAGTCGATGATATATTGTCCTCACCCTGTGTTCAAATGACAACTACACAATCATCATTTTATCCCTAGCGGCAACAACACAAGGCAAGCCTTTTTCCAGTTTCTGTAACTATTATCATACACAACTCCCTCTTGGAGATCCAACCCTTAACATGGCCAGAGAAACAAGAATAGAAATAAGAATTATGCTAAAAAGAATTTAAGAATAAACTGATTATAAAGTGATAATTCATCATATCCCAACATATAGACCACAAAAATTACACGAGATGGATCACTATATGACAACTAACATAATCTTTGTAGGTTTTGAATTAGGAAAGAGTAACTACAAAAAGTGAAACTGTAATGTATCATTGTGAAACTATAAGGTTCTCCCTACCTAGCCCCAATCACGGTGGTGTGTCTAGCATTACCGGTGGGCATGAGGATGTGTGTCTCCAGCGAATCTGTCcttggtggatttgctcggatctggtCGTAGTTCATCTACGTTTGTCTTTATCAGCTTGGATCTTTCCGATCTACGCTCctcttcatcggcggcggttgctgttccggtgtgctggtcctatggggccttagcatgacgactttccgactgtctactacaacaagttttgcccggctccggcaagggaggggcgatgacggcggcgcgccttcgactcgcttcagtgcttgtagttgtCGCTAGGCGGTCTAtggatctggatgtaatttttattatttccagTGTTCGTTGTACTGTCATGATTGAAGTGAATAGATCGGAAGTTTTCTCGCAAAAAAAGAAAGTGATTATTTGGACATGTGTAGTAGTTTATTTAAAAAGAGTGAAATGTGTTATTTGAGAAATATGTTTTTCAATAAGCTAATGGAAAGTGAAATGTAGGTTCTGAATTGTGAAATAGTAACTAAAGAAGGTGAAATTGTGATGTATCATTGTGAAACCGATTATTTCAAAATGTAAAATATACATTTGAATTTAATCATGGTTGGGAAGTATTCAAGATTGATCTCATTTTAGGCcctctttgattcgcaggattttcaAATCGTAGGAATAGGAAAAGTATAGGGTTGGAGTGGCATGCCCACATGAATCCTACAGGATTAGCATGGAGTGTTTGATGGCACAGGAAAAGCAAAGGAATTATAaaaagaggttggagtggatggtagatttcctatgaaatgtagtacaaaagattccataggaaaaattcctatgggatccaatcctatgaatcaaaggaccaacataggaaaaattcttaaggatttcaatcctccaaaaatcctatagaattcctttgaatcaaaggagcccttAAAGGTTTTGGCGCAAGGAGTtcaaataaaaaaatcaaaaaagaaTATATGGTTTAAAATATGAGGGtctctttgattcaaaggattttcataggatctttgaaggattagaatccttaggaatttttcctatgttgatcgtttgattcataggattgaatattgtaggattttttcctaaggattcatttgtactacaTTTCACAGGAATTCTAGCGTCCCCTCAAACCTCTTGGAAGAAATTCTTTGTTTTTCCCTTGACACAATCAAAAaaactcaaatcctatagggatccaatgGACATGTCATTTCAATCCTGCggttttcctattcctgtgtttttgcaatcctatgaatcaaagaggccctcaATGTTTTACATTAGCCAAGGTGAAAGAAATAGTTGAATTTATTGCGTGGGAGAAGAGAGAAGGTGGTTCTGCCATATTACTGTCATGCATGTATGTGAAGTACAATGGTGAGGCCAGAGCTGCTGAAGAGAAAACAAAAAATAAGGTGGAAAATCAAGCAAAGAAGTGCAATACAAAAATACTCGGTCCACATAGTGCTAGATGGCAGTTCCCTATTGGAGGCCCCCTTGCCGATACCTAGCGTCATCGAGTAATTTTCCGCTTTGGAAGCACATATGCACCAGGAGAGGGGAAATACACTTTGGTTCCTGGTTGTAGATACATCCTATATGAAAACAAATTTAAAAAAGTCAAAATAGTTCAGAACTTTTTTAGAATAAACTTGACTTTCTTTTGCACTAGTATATAAATTTTCAGAAAAAGCTAACCTTGACATGAGGGCAAAAAGACAAATTTGTTGTTAAAAGAAGTCAAAGGTGGATTTTCTTTTGTGGATTTTTTTCTCACAAATACAATGAAAGATCAAGTTTATTTCAAATGTATATTCAGATTTTTTTTGACATTTTGTTTAATTACACCCAGGAACTCGCGTCCCCGGGAGAGGCCTAACTTGGCCTGACAAAAATAATAGTGGTTTCCCGGAGTACTTTTGAAGGTCAAAGTCTCTGATAACCCGGTGTCCGATTTGTCGTTTGGGCGGTGGCATTTTGAGAAAAACAAGCTCCAGATCAGATCTTGAAATCAGAAGTAAGAAAACAAAACTGCAGGTGAGTAGAATAAGATCCTACAGCCTCGGTTCCATGAGCACCCGAGGCATATTTACACATAGGAAATTTCCTTTCGTACTAACAATGACCGCAGAGAACATGGCGGCGAGTCCTAAACTAGCATTAAACCTGGAGACCTGGAGACTTGAGGGGCTACTAATCTTGAGCCCGAAGCAGAGCACCCGGCAGAGGAAGCAGCTCTTGGTCTCGTCCAACGGTGGCCATGGCTGTGCTCTCTCTCGCCGCGTGCGTCGCCTCCTtccatctcctcctcctcttctcttcgtcttcctctcTCCGGGTAGCCCCCGAAGCGGCGGAGAGCTCGGGATCGGCGCGCCATGGCCGGACCGCCTACCACTTCCAGCCCGCCAAGAACTGGCAGAACGGTACGAATTAACGCTTTTAATTTGCTGCATTGTTGCTAGACCCAATCTGATCACTGTGTATGTCCGATCGTGGTGGAATTGCTGCTGCTTCGTGGTGGTGCCGAGCAGATCCGAATGGTACGCTCTGTTTCTTCCTTGTTCCTTCTCTGCATTCTGCTGAATTAGTAGGTGACTGAATTTTCATCTGGTGTCAAGTCTTCCAGCCAGCGTGCTGTGAGCGTGCTTGTAGTGGACATTAATGGCGTCCCGAATGGAACTGACGGTTGTTTTCTTTGTTACGCCGGCAGGGCCAATGTACCACAACGGCGTGTACCACTTGTTCTACCAGTACAACCCGCACGGCGCCACCTGGGGCGTCGGCAACCTCTCCTGGGGCCACTCCGTCTCCGGCGACCTCGTGAACTGGGCCGCCCTCGACGCCGCGCTCGAGCCGACCTCGCCGTTCGACGCCAACGGCTGCTGGTCCGGCTCCGCCACCATCCTCCCCGGCGGCGTCCCGGCCATCCTATACACCGGCATCAGCGCCGACGGCGAGCAGGTCCAGAACGTGGCCTTCCCCAAGAACGCGTCCGACCCGCTCCTCCGCGAGTGGGTGAAGCCGAGCTACAACCCCGTCATCCCGCTCCCCGCTGACGTCCCTTTGGATTTCTTCCGCGACCCTTCCACGGCGTGGCTCGGCCGCGACGGTCTGTGGCGCCTCGCCGTCTCGGCCAAGGTCGGTAACGCCGTGGGGTCTACGCTCATCTACCGAAGCAAGGACTTCCGGCTGTGGGAGCGGAATGCCGCGCCGCTGCAAGAGTCACGCGCCGCCGGCATGGTGGAGTGCCCGGACCTGTTCCCCGTGGCGGAGCCCGGCGCGGAGGAGGGGCTCGACCACGCGCCGAGGACCGGCACCGGGGTGAAGCACGTGCTGAAGCTGAGCGCGACGGACACGTTCCAGGACTACTACGCGGTCGGGCGTTACAACGACACGACGGACACCTTTGTACCGGAAGACGACGGCGACGACTGCCAGAGCTGGCGCCGCCTCGACTACGGCCACATCTACGCGTCCAAGTCCTTCTTCGACGCGCGCAAGAACCGGCGCGTGCTCTGGTCATGGGCCAACGAGACCGACAGCCAGGCCGACGACGTCGCCAAGGGTTGGTCCGGCGTCCAGGTCCTTCGCCACCGCCATCCTCCAACCAAATTTTGTCCATTATCACGCTGACATGCTTTCCCTATCTCCTACGCTGCAGATCTTCCCACGGAAAGTTTGGCTGGACAACGACGGGAAGCAGCTGAGGCAATGGCCAATCGAGGAGATCGAGACGCTGAGGAGCAGAAAGGCCGGGCTGCTGGGAACGGTGGTGAACTCCGGCGGCGTGAACGAGATCGTCGGCGTCGCGGGCACGCAGGCGGACGTGGAGGTGATCTTCGAGATCCCGGCCCTGGAGGGCGCCGAGAGGTTCGAGCCCAACTGGCTGCTGGATCCGCAGAGGCTGTGCGGGGAGAAGGGCGCGTCCGTGCAGGGCGGGGTCGGCCCGTTCGGGCTGCTCCTCATGGCCTCCGGCGACATGCAGGAGCACACCGCCGTCTTCTTCAGGGTGTTCAGGCACCATGACAAGTACAAGGTCCTCATGTGCACCGACCTGAGCAGGTCGACTACGAGAGCCGGGGTGTACAAGCCGCCGTACGGGGCTTTCGTGGAGATGGACATCGAGGAGCACGGGAGAATCATATCACTCAGAACACTGGTGAGTTCATTGTCCTCCACTTTGTCATGTGAATGAACTGGAAAATGAAATCAAGTGACGAGCTGCGATTTGAACAAACAGGTCGACCACTCCGTGGTGGAGAGCTTCGGCGGTGGAGGCCGGACGTGCATCACGGCGAGGGTGTACCCGGAGCACGCCGAGAACGGCGACAGCCACCTGTACGTGTTCAACAACGGGACAGGTGCGGTGAAAGTGGCCAAGCTCGACGCGTACGAGCTGGCGACGGCGACCGTGAACGTTGGGGACGACGGGTTGATTCAGCCGAGCTCCATGCGCAGAGGCGAAGCGTAGTAGGTGGGGAGCTGCCCGGTCAAACGACGGGTTAATTCGTGTCTTGGCATGTGTTTTCTTTTCTCTCATGTCAAATTTCGGCAGGTTTAGAGCATCTACCGGCGGCCTCAAACCGGTCTTAAACAACTTTGAGAGGGCTGCCCGGTCACTCACTGGTAACAAAAACCCGATTCATTCGTACGCCTCAAACCAGCCTTAAACGTCTGGGCTGTCCGGCGCCCTTCATATCCAGTCCAAATGTAGACGGATATGCAGCGGTCCGGGCGTATCCGACACGTCAGCCTGGTCCATCGCCGTCCCCATTGTGTCTCTATAAAAACCTCAATCCGACATGCGCCAGCAGTTGCTCCGACTCCGACCTCGATGTACATAAGGTAGACACGGGGAACGCTGGCGTGCAGCTCCGCTAGGGTTGTGCAGTCCGTGACACCCCTCCGTCGTCTACCTCCCACGTCGGCCGCTGACTGGGGAAATTTTCTAATTTTTTGTGTTGGTGTTGAAAAATTCCTGCCACATCTAGCACCAGCACGCGCATGTGGCAGGGACGTCAATTACATGGGCCACACTGATCACTTGCACAAAAAAGTTCACGAATTgacaaataatatcatgaaaTTGAAAAATGTTCATTGATTTTAAAAAGTTTGCGTATTTGACAAAAGAAGTTCACAAATTTGACAATCATGAATCTGTTACAAGTTTGTGAAATTAAAAACATTCATTCATTTGAAAAAAGTCCACAAATTCAAGGAAATGTTCACGAATTTAAGCAAATgaaaaagaaaatagaaaaagagaGTAAATTGCACAAAACCACCACTTTGAAGGTTAGGTTTGCGAAAAACACTACACTACATTTTTTGCAGAAAACACCACGTCTACGGTAATCTTTTTGCAAAAAACACTGATCGGCGGATTAGTCTCGTTTGAGCGCGTTTATGACAAATGGGACTCGTTTCTGCTTATGTGGCATAACGTTTCGTGCCAATGGGTTTTGATCTAAATTTACAAACTAGTCCCTAGAATTTTATGTATACACCCATGAATCAAAATGCAAAATCGCAATTAGCCCCCCACGTGCATAAAACCAATAGCACGGGGGCCATGGGCTCTCGTCGCTGGCTGGGGCGGCGCCCATGGGGGCTTGGGGCAGCTGAGggagctcgccggcgtcgaggtCTAGCACCTCCTCTTCTCTCTAATTGGTGTTGGGGCGAGCCCAATTTGGATCTTGGCGGCGACCAGGATGAGCTCCAGCATGTGCACGTTGTCCCGCTGTAGTTGTAGTCGGGGCGCCCGCCGAAGGGCTACGCCGGCGGCCGGGAACCAGGCACTTCTTGTTGCACTGCCAAAGTTGGTCTGCCCTTGGGCCCGCTGCATCGGGGCACCCGCgatgggccacgctggcggtCGAGGAACCGAGCACGGATGGTGTCGCCGCCGCCGAAGGGCCTTGGGCACCGGTTGCAGGGCTGCGCCTTGCGCTCCGGCTGCAGGTCGAGCCGGATGTCGCCGGATCCGGCGTGGGGTGCGGAGGTGGAAGCGGATGTCATCGGGGTCCGGCGTGGGGCGCGGCGGTGGAGCCGGTGAGCCTGTGGCGGCGCGGTGAGAGGGCATGGCAGCATGGGTGAAGAACGTTGGGGTGTTTTTGCTTTAAACACCAACTAACAGTAAAACGTCATGCCACATCAGCGAAGAGCGGGTCTCATTTGTCATTAACGCACTCAAACGAGACTAATATGCCTATCAgtgttttttgcaaaaaaattaCCATAAACATGGTgttttttgtaaaaaaaatgtaTTATGATGTTTTTCGCAAATCTAGTTTTTAAAGTGATGGTTTTGTGCAATTTACTctagaaaaagaagaagagatAAAAAACAAATAAAACCGAAGAAAAAAAAAGGCAAAAAACTGGACCGAGAAGATGCACGACAAAAAGATGAAAGAAGTAGTTAGGCATAACAAGTGAGCTGAGCTGTCCCAATTAGTAAAGTGAGTGGAAGTAAATCAAGAAGTTGGGAGTTCAACTAGcgcctactccctccgttcctaaatataaatatttttaaacatttcaaatggactacaatatatgaatgtatgtagacatattttaaagtatggattcacttattttgctttgtatgtagtcatttattgaaatgtctaaaaagacttatatttaggaacggagggagtacttttaAAAGGTTattaaaaaagaaaaagaaaaataggACAGGCCCAAGACGGAGGGGGTGTGCGCCGACGGGCTGATGAATCGGCTGCATACGTCTACGTACAGCAAATATGTGTCACATGCGAAGGTGGGGTATACCTTATGGTGACCATACTGTTTTTATACGGTCTTTAtacggtttgtgaggggtgtatCGAAGCAAGGTTCTTCTTTGTATTCCAATGACGTTTTCTGCTTGATGCTGCATTGAACATACAAGAGCTTATACAGAAATAAGCAGGGGTCAGAATACAGAGGATGGCGGGTTGTTGTATTAGTAAACAACTTGCTCAACTACTCCTGATCTCATCTCATCAGCAGGGCTCATTAGTCCTCATCCTAGTCACCTAGTACGTGGTAAGCACAGCTCGCACAAATCTAAAAGACTAAAAACATCGTTAAAGTCTTAATTTGACATCTACTGCCATTCGCAAATTACATTTTAAAACTACATTATTGCCCACATGGTGGCAAGTCTTATTGACTTGCATTAAACTTGAAGACTTGGAAGGCTATCAGAAGTCATCTGCAATTTGCACAAAAACCCAATCAGAGCAGTGACAGCTCTCTCTTCCTCTTCTCCGATTGTGACCATGAATGGAGCTCAGAACCTGAACCATGGCCGAACCGCCTACCACTTCCAGCCTGCCAAGTGCTGGCAAAATGGTACGCACTTCAAATTTGCGCTTTCGCGCGCTGTTATCTGATCAATCCACATGATTTTGTAAGTAATTTTCACTACATTTTTGTTGATCCCCGTCTGCGATCCCTGAATTTGGACGATCGCGCCACGACGGATCGATGAAAACTTGCAGACCCCAATGGTACGTGCTAATCAGCCACTTAAACTTGGTTAGTGCAAGATTAATGATA contains:
- the LOC125534208 gene encoding beta-fructofuranosidase, insoluble isoenzyme 7-like; the encoded protein is MAVLSLAACVASFHLLLLFSSSSSLRVAPEAAESSGSARHGRTAYHFQPAKNWQNDPNGPMYHNGVYHLFYQYNPHGATWGVGNLSWGHSVSGDLVNWAALDAALEPTSPFDANGCWSGSATILPGGVPAILYTGISADGEQVQNVAFPKNASDPLLREWVKPSYNPVIPLPADVPLDFFRDPSTAWLGRDGLWRLAVSAKVGNAVGSTLIYRSKDFRLWERNAAPLQESRAAGMVECPDLFPVAEPGAEEGLDHAPRTGTGVKHVLKLSATDTFQDYYAVGRYNDTTDTFVPEDDGDDCQSWRRLDYGHIYASKSFFDARKNRRVLWSWANETDSQADDVAKGWSGVQIFPRKVWLDNDGKQLRQWPIEEIETLRSRKAGLLGTVVNSGGVNEIVGVAGTQADVEVIFEIPALEGAERFEPNWLLDPQRLCGEKGASVQGGVGPFGLLLMASGDMQEHTAVFFRVFRHHDKYKVLMCTDLSRSTTRAGVYKPPYGAFVEMDIEEHGRIISLRTLVDHSVVESFGGGGRTCITARVYPEHAENGDSHLYVFNNGTGAVKVAKLDAYELATATVNVGDDGLIQPSSMRRGEA